The genomic DNA CAGTATACTCATCCTGGTGTGTTGCATGAGATGAGCCCTTATGTTTATACTATTCTGAGAGCATTTGTGTCTTTcctgtttgttaaaaacatcCATAATAAGCCCGTGTATTTGTTTAAAACACAGATGGcacttttgtgatttgtttctcTGATGCCTTCATCTTTGTTTTGCCAACTTCCTGACCTGCTGTACTCACTAGAACAGCAACTGATTTTATTATTCCAGTATTAAAAGGTTCACTTTGTatttgcaaaaataataatgataatatataagataatttatataataataacGTATCAATATTTAGTGTTCCTGTACCGATAAAGTATTGCCTTACTCCTTTTAGAGATGCACTTATGTGTTGACTCATGTACCTATTTAGCTTGGTTGGTATGATACCTGGGACGAGCTTCCGTGTTGTGTAGATGCAGGTCATCAGCTGGCAACTCAATGGTGGCGTTCTCTGCCCTGTGTTAGTCAGTCTGGGTGAGTACCTGCTGTTATGAGCACATTCATTTGTGCTGTTACCTTCTTCAGCTGGTAGGTGTGGATCATCTTAGGTCCATAATGTTGACTGCCTCTTGTTCTGAGAGGTTGCCGTTCCACAAGTCACTTGACGCTGGTGGTATACAACATCTCTTTCTCCCAGATGTTCCTCCAGTATTGCTCAGTTTTAGCTCTGGGTGGGTCTGCCCTCCTATTATTGTTCCCTTGTagctgagagtacaccttggacTGATCTTTGGAGAAGAGGCCGTTTATTCTCTTGGCCTCTTCTTGTCTCTTGTATGTCTCTTCAGCCTAGTGGCGAGAGGCTGCAGTTTCTAGAGCCTCAGTTATTTGCACCTTGTTGTATATCTCATTCATCCAGGACCTGTCTTTCGGTACTTCTGTTGAAGTACCTTGACTAACCCCCTCTGGGCTTCCCTGATTTTTGGCTTCCAACCTTCTTCTCCACAGGAGACTTTCTCTGCATGCATTCTTGATCTCATACCCAAGTGTTTCTATTATTTCTGTGGCAGTGGCATATATGAGCTCATTTGTTTTAGTAACACTGGTAGTGGGAATGGTGAGCCGAGCTTTCTTCTCATCTGCAAGTATCGCCTATGATGAGACTTGTTAGTGAGCCAGGGGAGTCATCAAGCCCCATGTTGTGTGGTTGTttgctgaagcctcatcagaactGGTTTCAGTGTAAGAGTGaatgtcaagaagccattcttaatgaACAGGGAGAAAATGCTGAGGTGGTCTACTTTATACAATAACTGGGCTGAacatcagtggcaacaggtcttatggagtaatgaatccaaatgtgaaaaaaacttTTGCCTCAAATTCTTATCAGTGTGTACCGAGTAgatcaggaaaacaaaaaaagaacatctAAGAAGTGTCTTAGcagagctttatttttcagcattattgaagcagtgtaggaacttcttgacagagaacaacacaaaagacagacaacttccaaagaaaagcttgaagtgtccttcaagaagacaggagaactattcctgaagactacgaAATGATGCGAAAGCTTGACTaacagagttcaggctgtgttgaagaataaaggtgttcATCACAAATATTGATTTTTAGGCTATTAGAGTAAGACAGACTAACTTTTTTTCCATGTATACACTACTTCTGTATTTTTCcatgtttcagtaaatcacTACAGCTATGACCTCATCACTATCTTTAAAAAAACGGTCTCTTATAAAACTGCAGAGAACATTTGATGCAAAATTGACTCAAATTACATATGTGTAGTATTCCTAAATTTAAAATCTAATTACCAGAATTCTGTTAGAGGTAATTCATTGGTTTTACTGCATTGTACTATGTCATCACATTACTAACCTTTTTCTTGTGTACATTTGTTCCGAAAGACCTCCCACAACAACATGACCAGCAAGGAGGACTCAGATCAACAGAAGACCTCCAACAACATGATGATTAAGGAGGACCCAGATCAGCAGGAGACCTCTGATAACAACATGATGATTAAGGAGGACCCAGATCAGCAGGACACCTCTGATAACAACATGATGATTAAGGAGGACCCAGACCAGCAAGTTTGTAACCAGGAGAGGAACTCCAGTCTGGAGAAGGAGAACCCAGAACCTACACAGATTAAAGATGAACAGGAGGCCCTCTGCATCAGTGAGGAGGGAGAGCAGCttgtagtgaaggaggaggaggttgaTGGTATCATCGTTTGGACTGGTAAAGAACGGCTGAGTCTTCTGGATAAAATCTGGAAACCAAAAGAAAACTTGGGTATGTACAACTAAAAAGTTCTTAATGAGATGACAGAGGAATATGAGTCTTAATAACTTTGACCTTAGTCAGAGCTCAaagtttcttatttatttacagGCACAGGAAAATTTTAAGGGAAAACTGCAATGAGTAGAGCAGgagtgggggaactccaggcctcaagggcaggtgttctgggaatccatcctacctgacaaaccatcctacccgttgtttctgcgcatgcgcacaacacgaaATTAAGTGGCGAACCGTCCTACTTTTGTGAATGTggcctacaagcatactttaacagctaaaattaagtggcaaatcgtcctacctttgttaatCTGAGCTAGAAGCATACTTTAATTGCTAAAATTCAGTGGCATGTCATCGTACCTTTGTTAATAAGAGCTAGAAACATACTCTGACgggtaaaattaagtgccaaaccatgctacctttgtgaatgttacctacaagcatactttaatgggtaaaatgaagtggcaaaccatcctggctttatgaatatgagctacaagcatactctgatgggcaaagttaagtggcaaaccgtcatacctacttaaatttgtgctggaattactctgtgacagctgaaatgtgcataaactacttacggtaggacgttttgccaaagtaggatggtttgtcagaacaccagtatcctgcaggttttagatatcaatctgggtcaacacacctgaatcaaatgattagtgcattaccaggcctctggaaaacctcaagacatgttgaggaggtaatttagccatttaaatcagctgtgttggatcaaagacacatctaaaacctgcaggacactggcccttgagttcccccacccctggAGTAAAGTTTAGATTTTACTACAGCATTTTATCCAGTCTGAGTACAGTACTTTGGTTATTTAATTTGAATCATTTAAATGACTTATTTTTATCGATCTGATGTCTGggcatttttctcagaaaatcTGGAAACCATCTAAGATGAGGTGATGTTGCTAGTCCTTCTAAAACCATCTTGGGAACTGAGAGGAGTTGGACTAGGTACAACTGTGGTGACAGCTTGGTTTCATGTTTACTCCTGGTGGGAGTTGAACTGACAGGGCTTCCATTTGTCACCAGTTCTCTTCATAATTTTTATTCTGAGGCTTTGGTAGCCTCAGAATCTCCACTCTGCTCTTCACAGTTGATGTGACTATTTTGGTTTTATCATCCAACTTGCATTTGTAGCCAAGTGTGAAGTGTTTGGAAAGATAACTAGCACCTCCAAAATGAGGTcatggttctcagccagaaAGGGGTGAATGCCCATTTTGCGTCGGGGATGAGTTGCTCCTGCAAGTGGAAGAAGTTAGATATCTCAAATTTTCAGAGAGTGAGGCAGAGTGGAGTGGGAGACTTGAAGGGGAATCCTTGCTGTGCATGCTGTATCTGTTGTGGGGAGGCAATGGGAAATGTAAATGAGCATCTTCTGAAGGGTATTTGGGCTCTATGTTAAAGAAATTAAGAGTTTGGTCAGAAGTGCCTCTCCACCTCTGTATTGAAAGGAGCAACTTTAAAGTCCTCAGGCTTTTAAAACCCTTTAAGCCCTAACCCGTCGCTGGTGACAGGTTTTTTTCAACCTATCGTAACTTTTGAACTGCTCACACAATTGAGAAAATGGCAACAGTTTCTGAAAGCAGAGGGTCTGCACTTTCTATTGAAATTAGGTTCATTATCCCAGGCACAGGGTGAACTCAACCCTGTGAAAATGAAGGTTGGTTGACAGAATCAGAGTCAGCAAGTAtaacagaattttttttcttttcttttatttgctggGGTGGGGTggatttcattcattcatgttgAGGACTTCAGCAGGGATCTGTGCCATTTGTGGCCAAAGTCGAGGCCAGTGCCATGTACATCGGAATGGGCGTGGAGCTGGTGGTGATGCCTCTCGCAGCCGGTCGCCACATCGTCCAGTGGCTTGGAGAACAGAGGCAGACCCAGATGATGCTGTCCCTCAACCACCAAAGTTCAGACCAAAGAGAACCCCTGGTGTTCAACCTCCTCTCAATGCTGCACAATCCCCAGGTGATATCTTCTCCAAATTCTTTGATGACGAAGTACTAAAATGCTTgtgtgaaaacacaaacaagaatgcggcaaaaaaaaaggaaaagggcaAAACGTTTGCATGGAAGGAAATTACACCAGAAGAACTACAAAAGTACCTGGGCTTGCTACTTTACATGGCAGTCTGCAATTTTCCAAAAATGGTAGACATTTGGAGGAGTAACACAATTTTTCATGTTCCTTTTCCTGCCACTGTTATGTCCAAAGACCGATTTATGGCCATCAATTCTAACCTTCATATCAGTGATCCAGAAGAAGATGTGGCCAATGGCAAGAAAAATGGCACAGAGGACTATGACACATTTCACCAGGTCAGACCTCTCCTTGAGATGATGAGAAGTCGTTGCATGAGTAACTACCACCCAAAGCAACACATTTCAGTTGAAGAGAGGATGGTTGCCAAGCCCACCAAGTGGGGGCTAAAATTTTTTGTTCTTGCTGATGTAAATGGCTACATCATAGACTTCAAGCCATACACAGGGAAATCAAAGTTGTCATCAGGGAAAGGACTCTCTTTTGATGTGGTTACATCACTAGTGGACAAAGACTATCTGGGATCAGGTTATATTGTCTACTGTGATAACTTCTACACCAGCCCAGGCCTCTTCCAACACTTGAAAAAGCAGGGATTTGGGGCTTGTGGTACATACAGGGAGGGCAGACTGGGTGTTCCATCCTCTCAGGAAAATGCTCTCCATAAAAGATCACCAAGAGGCTCCATTCGGTGGATCAGGGATGGTGACCTTTTATTTGTAAAATGGGTGGACAGTCGAGAAGTCTCCATCTGTACCACCGTCCACCCTGTGTACAGTGGGGACACAGTGTTACGCTGGCAGAAAAATGAAGATGGACATTTTGAGAGCGTTTCTGTCCCCAGACCAACAGCTGTAACCGAATACAATAAATACATGGGAGGAGTGGACACATCAGACCAGATGCCAGGAACAAATTCAGTCCTTTGCAAAACCAAAAGATCGAACATGACAGTTTTCCAGCATCTACTGGACATTGCAGTTACCAACAGTTTCATTCTTCACAAAGAGTTGTGCATCAGCAAGCAACAGAAGCACAAGACACGGCAGGCCTTCCAGGAGGAGCTCGCTGCACACCTCCTAGGTGTTTGCTTGGATGGCAGGCCTGAGTTCCCAAGTCAAGGACACTTTCCTGTCCCTACGAGCACTAGAGATATGGGAAGGAGGCACAGGGCAAGCTTGGGAAGGAAGCAGTGCACTGTCTGTAAGAGGAGCACTCCTTGGAAATGCCAGCAGTGCAATGTAGGCCTTTGCCTGCAGCTTGAAAGGAACTGCTTTTTGGAGTTCCACCAGAGGCCAAAAATGTCTGGACTTGCTTAGAAAAAAAATTGGAGACccccagaaacaaacaaacaaaagttcacatatttgttgttgtctgttttatAGTTCAAATTGCAAAttgcaaatctttttttttcatgtacattcTGAGTACCTTATTAAgtaaaaatctgtaaaatttcatgttccttttttgtgttttcctgttaTTATTCTCTGTTATTACACAGTTATAGCATACAGTAAAGCAAAACAACTACCAGATGTTGAAGGAAGTAGTAGTCCTAAAAAAGGGACAAACCACATACTCGCAGTAGATTTTATGACACTTTCACagctaaaacaacaaaataattccAGGCAGCCTGTTTAACATTATACGGTTTAAAGGATGCCTCCACGACACCGTCGAGGCAGTGAGTTTTGGACATATCCTACTTGGGAGGAgtccccggggcagacccaggacactgTTTTTTAGGAACGCCAACAGTGGTCCCCTGGAAAAGTTGAGGTTTCTAtccaaataaaagcagaaagtgGAGTTCAGATATTTAGTTTACGTTGTTTCCATcccttaaaaattaaaaattgggACTTATTATTGCCCAAACAttaatttttttgaaaaaaggctttaaaaatTTCCACATTGTACTGtggaaaaatatcaaaaaagaaGTGCTACTCCTGCTTGATGCATTAAAATGTATAGCAATTTTGTACAATTTAttctaaataaatgaataaatattagGGGTGGGACtcgattaaaaaaattaatctagTTAATTAGTGTCATGGTCCGGAGTCTGTGACTCCGTGTTTGTTTTAggttattattattctgtggTTTTGGTTATCTTGGGTTTTTTGTACTCCTCTGTTTCACGTTTTATGTTCCTATGTTTTGTGTTCCCCAGTCTGTGTTAAGTTTGTGTGTTGTGTCATTGcgtgtatgtgtttcctgttttattgtaaagGTCTGCgtcttatgtgagtgttttcagtttgcctcccttgtctcgtcacGTTAatcactcccagctgtgtcccccacctgtgtgtaatcttcctgtgtttctctgagtgtatttaagtcctgtcATAgtagttgctggttcgtctgtgttgttctCCTCCATTTTCCCATGCATTCTCCCCGCGTTGTTCTCCTTGCAAGGTACCCTTATTCATGTTCTGGTTttgttgtttaagttttagttttcccagtttagagtATTTTCAGTTCTGTTTCTCGCCACCCTTTCTTTTGTGTTGTACTTCACCCTTTTGTTAATAAAGCTCGCTCACTACTACGCagtctgcatcttgggtccgtTAATATTCACAGGGCTTGCCCCGGCAACCCGTGACAGTACGAACCAGCCACCATGGACCCAGCAGTTTGCAACCCTTCTGAGGAGCTAAAGGATGACATTATTTTCACTGTGGAGAATCTTCTCAGCCTGTGGCTGGAACACCCCCCGGAAGAGCTTTGCTGCTCAGTGGAAAGTCGGCTATAACGGCTCTTTTCCGGCCTGCCATGGCTACTGGAATCGCTTCCCCCGACCATGCAGGCCTTTCTCCACAACACACCACACCTTCTCTCAGCCACTACTGCCTCGCTGCCCGACCCGCCGGATGTGGTTTTGCCCGGCCCGTCGGAGCCGTCTGCGGGGAAGAAACGACGATCACGCCGCCGGCGCACCACCCCACAGCCGGATGTTCGGACTTCTAAatcgccggctgtggtgagtgaggaCTCTTTTTCTGTGTTGGACTGTGGAACTGTTTTTTCTGGGGCTATGTTTTGTGTGGCAGATAGTAATGTCAACAGCTTATCATCTGCTCAGCAGCAACCACAAGCTCAGTTGGCTGCCCAGCAGCCACCTCCAGCTCggttagctgcccagcagccatCCTCAGTTCtatctccagtgcctccagtgttaCCCGTAGCTCAGGCTCCTGTGTCAccgctacccgtagctcagGCTCCT from Pelmatolapia mariae isolate MD_Pm_ZW linkage group LG18, Pm_UMD_F_2, whole genome shotgun sequence includes the following:
- the LOC134616964 gene encoding piggyBac transposable element-derived protein 4-like isoform X2, giving the protein MTSKEDSDQQKTSNNMMIKEDPDQQETSDNNMMIKEDPDQQDTSDNNMMIKEDPDQQVCNQERNSSLEKENPEPTQIKDEQEALCISEEGEQLVVKEEEVDGIIVWTGKERLSLLDKIWKPKENLAGICAICGQSRGQCHVHRNGRGAGGDASRSRSPHRPVAWRTEADPDDAVPQPPKFRPKRTPGVQPPLNAAQSPGDIFSKFFDDEVLKCLCENTNKNAAKKKEKGKTFAWKEITPEELQKYLGLLLYMAVCNFPKMVDIWRSNTIFHVPFPATVMSKDRFMAINSNLHISDPEEDVANGKKNGTEDYDTFHQVRPLLEMMRSRCMSNYHPKQHISVEERMVAKPTKWGLKFFVLADVNGYIIDFKPYTGKSKLSSGKGLSFDVVTSLVDKDYLGSGYIVYCDNFYTSPGLFQHLKKQGFGACGTYREGRLGVPSSQENALHKRSPRGSIRWIRDGDLLFVKWVDSREVSICTTVHPVYSGDTVLRWQKNEDGHFESVSVPRPTAVTEYNKYMGGVDTSDQMPGTNSVLCKTKRSNMTVFQHLLDIAVTNSFILHKELCISKQQKHKTRQAFQEELAAHLLGVCLDGRPEFPSQGHFPVPTSTRDMGRRHRASLGRKQCTVCKRSTPWKCQQCNVGLCLQLERNCFLEFHQRPKMSGLA